The proteins below come from a single Archocentrus centrarchus isolate MPI-CPG fArcCen1 unplaced genomic scaffold, fArcCen1 scaffold_66_ctg1, whole genome shotgun sequence genomic window:
- the LOC115777707 gene encoding uncharacterized protein LOC115777707, which translates to MFGREARLPVDICFGTVVDGTSEVSHLKYVKQMRQDLQQAYKLAMEAATKNHMRNKSRYDQHVRDQPLAEGDRVLLRNLGLKGKHKLQDRWRSTPYVVVKKLPNLPVYQVKPEQGSGVIKTLHRDHLLPIGYLVRMPHSVENEKKVTKPAVTRLQSVRKTPKQSSLSEQVTSDSASSDLEFEGVREYSSLDMDEVKQQLLHTHHLEKPYPSSVDESSQVSDSEQSETDPVRQREELSDDTSSQESEDEELQSQPTETEMTQESPSVSKRAVKCKETPVVRKSQREVKPVIRLTYDEPGHPTEEPVTIVHHGMVIQLNLGSQGEGINPFRESTPFKRSSKQERKPLTTSGRRARVR; encoded by the coding sequence ATGTTTGGACGTGAAGCAAGACTTCCAGTTGACATTTGTTTTGGCACAGTTGTGGATGGGACAAGTGAAGTGTCACATCTTAAGTATGTCAAACAGATGAGACAAGATCTGCAACAGGCTTACAAACTAGCAATGGAAGCCGCAACCAAAAATCACATGAGAAACAAGTCTCGTTATGATCAACATGTCCGAGATCAACCATTGGCAGAGGGTGACAGAGTGTTGTTAAGAAACCTTGGCCTGAAGGGGAAACACAAACTTCAAGATCGTTGGAGATCTACTCCCTATGTGGTAGTGAAGAAGTTGCCCAATCTACCTGTTTATCAAGTGAAGCCAGAACAAGGCTCTGGAGTCATTAAAACCCTCCATAGAGATCATCTCTTGCCAATTGGTTACCTGGTCAGAATGCCACATTCAGTGGAAAAcgagaaaaaagtcacaaaaccaGCAGTCACAAGGCTGCAGAGTGTAAGGAAAACCCCCAAACAGTCTTCGTTGTCTGAGCAAGTAACCAGCGACTCTGCTTCATCAGACTTGGAATTTGAAGGTGTGCGTGAGTACTCATCCTTGGATATGGATGAGGTGAAACAACAGCTTTTGCACACCCACCATCTGGAGAAACCATACCCAAGTTCTGTTGATGAGAGTTCACAGGTGTCAGACAGTGAGCAAAGTGAAACTGACCCAGTTAGACAAAGAGAGGAGTTGTCGGATGACACTAGCTCTCAAGAATCGGAAGATGAAGAGTTGCAGTCCCAGCCTACAGAAACTGAGATGACGCAGGAATCTCCTTCTGTTTCGAAAAGAGCTGTGAAATGCAAAGAGACACCAGTAGTTAGGAAATCTCAGCGCGAAGTTAAGCCAGTCATACGCTTGACTTATGATGAACCTGGACATCCTACTGAGGAACCTGTAACCATTGTGCATCATGGGATGGTTATTCAGTTGAACCTTGGTTCACAGGGCGAAGGTATTAATCCATTCAGAGAGTCTACACCTTTCAAGAGATCATCAAAACAAGAAAGGAAACCCTTAACTACCTCAGGCAGAAGAGCCAGGGTTAGATGA